A window of the Teredinibacter franksiae genome harbors these coding sequences:
- a CDS encoding aspartate carbamoyltransferase, with translation MRFAGSHVLSVEQFSREDIEQIFKVADSMEPYALRKRVTRVLEGAILGNMFFEPSTRTRVSFGCAFNLLGGEVRETTGFKSSAIAKGESLYDTARVLSGYSDVICMRHPEAGSVAEFASASRVPVVNGGDGANEHPSQALLDLYTIQKEVKAKGGSMDRLRIAMIGDLKHGRTVHSLSRLLALYECLDVVLVSPGELAMPESYVENLRSAGHRVTVSSELNQSISQVDIVYSTRIQEERFSSKEEADLYRGRFRLNQAIYTKYCQPNTVIMHPLPRDSRSDANELDNDLNQNPNLAIFRQADNGVLVRMALFAMILDVVDQVDSHSRDVNWYHRRANE, from the coding sequence GTGAGATTTGCTGGTTCCCACGTCCTTTCTGTTGAACAATTCTCCCGCGAAGATATTGAACAAATTTTTAAGGTTGCCGACAGTATGGAACCCTATGCGCTGCGCAAGCGTGTTACGCGTGTTTTGGAGGGTGCGATTCTCGGTAATATGTTTTTTGAGCCCAGCACGCGTACTCGCGTGAGTTTTGGCTGTGCCTTTAACCTGCTGGGCGGTGAAGTGCGTGAGACCACGGGCTTTAAAAGCTCGGCAATCGCCAAGGGTGAATCTTTGTACGATACCGCGAGAGTGCTCTCCGGGTACAGCGACGTTATTTGCATGCGTCATCCGGAAGCCGGTTCTGTAGCCGAGTTCGCTTCCGCTAGTCGTGTTCCGGTGGTTAATGGTGGTGACGGCGCGAATGAGCATCCTAGCCAGGCGTTACTCGACCTGTACACTATTCAGAAAGAGGTGAAGGCTAAGGGCGGTAGCATGGACAGGTTGCGAATCGCCATGATCGGTGATCTAAAGCACGGTCGAACCGTACACTCCCTGAGTCGCTTACTGGCTCTCTATGAGTGCTTGGACGTTGTTTTGGTGTCGCCGGGCGAGTTGGCTATGCCAGAAAGTTATGTTGAAAATTTACGCTCGGCCGGCCATAGGGTCACGGTGTCGTCCGAACTTAACCAGAGTATCAGTCAGGTCGATATCGTTTACTCAACCCGTATTCAGGAAGAGCGTTTCTCATCTAAGGAAGAAGCTGACTTGTATCGAGGACGGTTCCGCTTGAATCAAGCCATTTACACGAAATACTGCCAACCCAATACCGTGATTATGCACCCATTACCACGCGACTCGCGCTCCGATGCGAACGAGCTCGACAACGACCTTAACCAGAACCCCAACTTGGCCATTTTTCGTCAAGCAGACAACGGTGTGCTGGTGAGAATGGCGTTATTCGCGATGATTCTAGACGTGGTAGACCAAGTCGATTCACATTCTCGGGATGTGAACTGGTATCACAGAAGAGCCAATGAGTAG